The Syngnathus typhle isolate RoL2023-S1 ecotype Sweden linkage group LG3, RoL_Styp_1.0, whole genome shotgun sequence genome window below encodes:
- the LOC133151605 gene encoding cytochrome P450 4V2, with product MAIVAAGVSVPLLGVGLLLVLAALTYKQLSTYLKNWMVMKPIPAVSRTYPFIGNALDLKTDAVEFFQQIQGYVEEFRNMPVIKLWLGTVPFVILYHAETVEPIVSNPVHMDKSITYSFLHPWLGTGLLTSTGPKWRQRRKMLTPTFHFTILQDFLEVMNEQAEVLVNKLAPQAGKGPFNCFNYITLCALDIICETAMGKKIYAQSNSESEYVQSVYKMSDIISRRQRAPWFWLDFTYKYFGEGNVHESTLKLLHSFTYEVIRERAESLKKEDESKTRKRRAFLDMLLKTKDEDGNSMSHQDIQEEVDTFMFRGHDTTAAAMNWALHLLGSHPDVHRKVQRELREVFGASDRVADMEDLKQLKYLECVIKEALRLFPSVPFFARSLREDAKINGFKVPSGTNAIIVTYALHRDPRYFPEPEEFRPERFLPENVTGRPPYAYIPFSAGLRNCIGQRFALMEEKVVLSSILRHFNVKTSQSREELRPTGGLILRPESGIWIQLEKCDEAQTNL from the exons ATGGCTATCGTGGCCGCCGGTGTTTCGGTGCCGCTGCTGGGCGTCGGCCTGCTTCTGGTTCTGGCGGCCCTCACGTACAAACAGCTGAGCACGTATCTGAAAAACTGGATGGTCATGAAGCCCATCCCGGCCGTAAGCCGCACGTATCCCTTCATTGGTAACGCGCTGGATTTGAAAACCGACGCGGTAG AATTCTTCCAGCAAATTCAGGGTTATGTAGAAGAATTCCGCAATATGCCGGTGATTAAACTCTGGCTTGGGACCGTGCCATTTGTGATTCTTTATCATGCCGAGACTGTCGAG CCAATTGTGAGCAACCCTGTTCACATGGACAAATCTATCACTTACAGCTTCCTCCATCCCTGGCTCGGAACCGGGCTGCTCACCAG CACAGGCCCAAAGTGGCGCCAGCGGCGTAAGATGCTGACGCCCACGTTCCACTTCACCATCCTGCAAGACTTCCTGGAAGTAATGAACGAACAGGCCGAGGTTCTGGTGAACAAGTTGGCCCCCCAGGCGGGCAAAGGCCCCTTCAACTGCTTCAACTACATCACGCTATGCGCCCTGGACATCATCTGTG AAACCGCTATGGGAAAGAAAATCTACGCACAAAGCAATTCTGAGTCTGAGTATGTCCAAAGTGTCTACAA AATGAGTGACATCATCAGCCGCCGACAGAGGGCGCCATGGTTCTGGCTCGACTTCACATATAAATACTTTGGCGAGGGTAACGTGCACGAGAGCACGCTCAAACTGCTACATTCATTCACGTACGAG GTTATTCGGGAGCGAGCTGAGAGTCTCAAGAAGGAGGACGAATCCAAGACCAGGAAGAGGCGAGCGTTCCTGGACATGCTGCTCAAGACCAAAGACGAGGACGGAAACTCCATGAGCCATCAGGACATCCAGGAGGAAGTGGACACCTTCATGTTCAGG GGCCACGACACGACGGCAGCCGCGATGAACTGGGCCCTTCATCTGCTGGGCTCTCACCCCGACGTGCACCGCAAAGTTCAACGCGAGCTTCGGGAAGTGTTTG GTGCGTCGGACCGCGTGGCCGACATGGAAGACCTGAAGCAGCTCAAGTACTTGGAGTGCGTCATCAAGGAGGCCCTACGCCTCTTTCCCTCCGTACCTTTTTTTGCACGCAGCCTCCGTGAAGATGCCAAAATCA ACGGTTTTAAAGTGCCCAGCGGCACCAACGCCATCATCGTCACCTACGCGCTTCACCGGGATCCTCGCTACTTCCCTGAGCCCGAGGAATTCCGGCCCGAACGCTTCCTGCCGGAAAACGTGACAGGGAGACCGCCGTATGCGTACATCCCCTTCTCTGCCGGACTTCGCAACTGCATCG GTCAGCGCTTTGCCCTCATGGAGGAAAAAGTGGTGTTATCTTCCATTTTGCGTCATTTTAACGTCAAAACTAGCCAGTCACGTGAAGAGCTGAGACCGACGGGTGGGCTCATCCTGCGGCCCGAAAGCGGCATCTGGATACAGTTGGAAAAATGCGACGAAGCCCAGAcaaatctttaa
- the tlr3 gene encoding toll-like receptor 3, whose protein sequence is MSCRDGKNLVILLWHLTLVLLVESSQKKNSCHIQGTTADCSRLSLTAVPSDLPGNITSLDLSHNRLSRIPPAALAPYADLLHLDVGFNSLTELDGGLCRALPLLQTLDMDHNEMHVIQEEDLSACGNLTRFRLSSNRLKLKGEVFARLQNLQFLDVSNNNLNSAKLGSRPQMPNLVELRLGFNTFSTLATDDFALFSHSASLQVLNLESANIKTVDPASFQPISHFRILIMDGSNMGTTAISKICVALSGTSIQKLSLRRMKLVTLTANTFKELQQTNVTWLDLSGNGLGQIQPGSFQPLNKLDELVLSENNIKHLTERTFEGLGNLKQLDLTKALVKSHTSATPIIDDFSFRPLADLETLCLQRTSAREITERTFTGLKSLKYLDLSWSSYASLKSISNKTLASLGGSPLLKLNLTAAAVSQIQYGAFSHLGNLTHLYLDFNFIKQTLSGTEFQGLAQLQELHMSFNHQTISLSSTSFVGVPLLRVLTLSKSLTAMSLNLDGSPFQPLAKLAYLDLSNNNIANLRANLLSQLANLKVLKLQHNNLARLWNDANLGGPVLYLKGLENMASLQLDSNGLDAIPMEALRGLRNLRELSLSNNLLNNLRDSVFDSLTSLKVLRLQRSLITAVRPEVFQIPLANLSYLLMDKNPFDCTCESILWFVTWLNTTNISSSSNIPGHYVCNTPLAYFNRSITDFDPLSCKDLAPFHALYILSSTLVVLLTATALLLRFHGWRIQFYWNVLVNRALGFSDATVEEGRQFEYDAYIIHAEEDGNWVERAMMPLEGEACKFCLEDRDSVPGMSQLESIVENMRNSRKILFVVTESLLGDPWCRRFKAHQALHQVMEASRDSVILVFLQDVHDYKLSRSLFLRRGMLRQRCVLHWPVHKERVVAFRQKLLIALGMTNRFPPLL, encoded by the exons ATGAGCTGCAGAGACGGGAAAAACTTG GTGATCCTTCTGTGGCACCTCACGCTGGTTCTCCTCGTCGAGTCCTCCCAGAAGAAGAACTCTTGCCACATCCAAGGCACCACGGCCGACTGCAGCCGCCTGAGCCTGACCGCGGTGCCGTCCGACCTCCCCGGCAACATCACCAGCTTGGATCTGTCCCACAATCGCCTGAGCCGGATCCCGCCGGCGGCCCTGGCCCCCTACGCGGATCTCCTGCACCTGGACGTCGGTTTCAACAGCCTCACCGAGCTGGACGGCGGACTGTGCCGGGCGCTGCCCCTGCTGCAGACTCTGGACATGGACCACAACGAGATGCACGTCATCCAGGAAGAGGATCTGAGCGCCTGCGGGAACCTGACCCGGTTTCGCTTGTCGAGCAACAGGCTGAAACTGAAAGGGGAAGTCTTTGCCAGGCTACAG AATCTACAATTCCTGGACGTGTCTAATAACAATCTCAACTCGGCCAAGCTGGGCTCCAGGCCTCAAATGCCCAACCTGGTGGAGCTCAGGTTGGGATTCAACACCTTCTCAACTTTGGCCACAGATGACTTTGCTCTTTTTAGCCACTCAGCATCTCTGCAGGTCCTCAACCTGGAGTCCGCCAACATCAAAACG GTGGACCCCGCTTCCTTCCAGCCTATTTCCCACTTTCGTATCCTCATCATGGACGGGAGCAACATGGGAACGACGGCCATCTCCAAAATCTGCGTAGCGCTGTCGGGAACGTCTATCCAGAAATTGTCCCTGCGGAGGATGAAGTTGGTCACCCTGACCGCAAACACCTTCAAAGAGTTGCAGCAAACCAACGTAACCTGGCTGGACCTCTCCGGGAACGGCTTGGGTCAAATCCAACCGGGCTCGTTCCAGCCTCTCAACAAACTGGATGAGCTCGTCTTGTCGGAAAACAACATCAAGCATTTGACCGAGCGGACGTTTGAGGGTCTTGGTAATTTGAAGCAGCTGGACTTGACAAAAGCTCTGGTGAAAAGTCACACCTCCGCCACGCCCATCATCGACGACTTCTCCTTCAGGCCGCTGGCCGACCTGGAGACTTTGTGTTTGCAGAGGACTTCGGCACGGGAGATTACGGAGCGCACCTTTACGGGCTTGAAAAGTCTCAAATATCTGGACCTGAGCTGGAGCAGCTACGCATCactgaaaagcatctccaataAGACTCTGGCTTCACTCGGCGGGTCCCCGTTGCTGAAGCTCAATTTGACGGCGGCGGCCGTTTCGCAGATTCAATACGGTGCCTTCTCCCATTTGGGGAACCTCACCCACCTTTACCTTGATTTTAATTTCATCAAGCAGACTCTGAGCGGGACGGAGTTCCAAGGCTTGGCTCAACTCCAGGAGCTTCACATGTCCTTCAATCACCAAACCATCAGCCTCAGCTCCACGTCGTTTGTCGGCGTTCCCCTTCTCAGGGTCCTGACGCTGAGTAAAAGCCTGACGGCCATGTCCTTGAACTTGGATGGTTCTCCGTTCCAGCCCTTAGCCAAGCTGGCCTACTTGGACCTGAGCAACAATAACATCGCCAACTTGAGAGCGAACCTGCTGAGCCAACTGGCAAACCTGAAGGTCCTCAAGTTGCAACACAACAACCTGGCGCGGTTGTGGAATGACGCCAATCTCGGCGGCCCCGTGCTCTACCTGAAGGGCTTGGAGAACATGGCCAGCCTGCAGCTGGACAGCAACGGACTAGACGCCATCCCCATGGAGGCGCTGAGAGGGCTGAGGAACCTGCGTGAGCTCAGCCTTAGCAACAATCTGCTGAACAACCTGAGGGACTCCGTTTTCGATAGCCTGACCTCCCTGAAAGTCTTACGTCTTCAGAGGAGCCTGATCACGGCCGTGAGGCCCGAGGTGTTCCAGATTCCTTTGGCCAACCTTAGCTATCTCCTCATGGATAAGAATCCCTTCGACTGCACCTGCGAGAGCATCCTGTGGTTTGTCACGTGGCTCAACACCACaaacatcagcagcagcagcaacatccCCGGCCACTACGTGTGCAACACGCCGCTGGCTTACTTCAACCGCTCCATCACAGATTTCGACCCGCTCTCGTGCAAGGACCTGGCGCCATTCCACGCGCTCTACATACTGAGCAGCACTCTGGTGGTGCTGCTGACCGCGACGGCGCTTCTGCTGCGCTTCCACGGCTGGAGGATCCAGTTCTACTGGAACGTCCTGGTCAATCGGGCTTTAGGCTTCAGCGACGCCACGGTGGAGGAGGGCCGGCAGTTTGAATACGACGCTTACATCATCCACGCCGAGGAGGACGGCAACTGGGTGGAGAGAGCCATGATGCCCCTGGAGGGCGAGGCGTGCAAGTTTTGCCTGGAGGACCGGGATTCGGTGCCAGGAATGTCCCAGCTGGAGTCCATCGTGGAGAACATGAGGAACTCCCGCAAAATCCTTTTTGTGGTCACCGAAAGCCTCCTCGGCGATCCGTGGTGCAGACG CTTCAAGGCCCATCAGGCGCTGCACCAGGTGATGGAGGCCAGCAGAGACTCGGTGATCCTGGTCTTCCTGCAGGACGTACACGACTACAAGCTATCGCGCTCGCTCTTCCTGCGCCGCGGCATGCTGAGGCAACGCTGCGTCCTCCACTGGCCCGTGCACAAGGAACGAGTGGTCGCCTTCCGTCAGAAGCTGCTCATCGCCCTCGGCATGACCAATCGATtcccacccctgctttaa